The following are encoded in a window of Ferribacterium limneticum genomic DNA:
- a CDS encoding ABC transporter substrate-binding protein: MRVFKRLAAVGAIAFSTLCWAEPGVTDTTITLGMSAPLSGPNGAYGLDMRQTITTYFEQVNKAGGINGRKLELIALDDGYETERTVANTKTLIKEKNVFALLAYYGSSPTTETMNTVFGPAKVPLVGTISGAATLRESLATNPNARYMFNVRASYADEAEVIVNQMVSLGLKNIAVFYQNDGFGKSGLDGVTAALKKHNLAPSAVGTVERNSVDVAKAVETIAKATPQAVVMVTLYKPTAAFVKAMKKVGQHPMLMTLSPVGAELLVQELGPDSRGIGVSQVVPYPWNNVVPVVRDYQKLSDKGAYSYYGMEGYLMAKTMIEGLKRAGKDLTRDKLVSSLESMNGADLGGYRINYGPNTRLGSRFVELTVIGQGGKILK, encoded by the coding sequence ATGAGAGTCTTCAAACGACTGGCCGCCGTTGGTGCAATTGCCTTTTCCACGCTGTGCTGGGCCGAGCCCGGCGTCACCGACACGACGATCACCCTCGGCATGTCGGCTCCCCTGTCCGGCCCGAACGGCGCCTACGGCCTGGACATGCGGCAGACCATCACGACCTATTTCGAGCAGGTCAACAAGGCCGGCGGCATCAATGGTCGCAAGCTCGAACTGATCGCCCTCGACGATGGCTACGAAACCGAGCGCACCGTCGCCAACACCAAGACGCTGATCAAGGAAAAAAATGTCTTCGCGCTGCTCGCCTACTACGGCTCCAGCCCGACGACCGAAACCATGAACACCGTCTTCGGGCCGGCCAAGGTGCCGCTGGTCGGCACCATTTCCGGCGCCGCCACGCTGCGCGAATCGCTGGCCACCAATCCGAATGCGCGCTACATGTTCAATGTCCGCGCCAGCTACGCCGACGAAGCCGAAGTCATCGTCAACCAGATGGTTTCGCTCGGCCTCAAGAATATCGCCGTGTTCTACCAGAACGACGGCTTCGGCAAATCCGGCCTGGATGGCGTCACCGCCGCGCTCAAGAAGCACAACCTCGCCCCGTCTGCCGTCGGCACCGTCGAACGCAATTCGGTGGATGTTGCCAAGGCTGTGGAAACGATTGCCAAGGCAACGCCACAGGCCGTGGTTATGGTCACGCTCTACAAGCCGACGGCCGCCTTCGTCAAGGCCATGAAAAAAGTCGGCCAGCATCCGATGCTGATGACGCTGTCCCCGGTCGGCGCCGAACTGCTCGTCCAGGAGCTCGGCCCCGATTCACGCGGCATCGGCGTTTCGCAGGTCGTGCCCTATCCTTGGAACAACGTCGTGCCGGTCGTCCGCGACTATCAAAAATTGTCCGACAAGGGTGCCTACTCGTACTACGGCATGGAAGGCTACCTGATGGCCAAGACCATGATCGAAGGCCTGAAGCGGGCCGGCAAGGATCTCACCCGCGACAAACTGGTGAGCTCGCTGGAAAGCATGAACGGGGCTGATCTTGGTGGCTACCGCATCAACTACGGGCCGAACACCCGGCTCGGGTCGCGCTTTGTCGAACTGACGGTCATTGGGCAAGGTGGGAAGATTCTGAAGTAA
- the dnaJ gene encoding molecular chaperone DnaJ gives MSKRDFYEILGVNRDASDEEIKKAYRKLAMKHHPDRNPDNPGAEEKFKEAKEAYEILSDGQKRSAYDQFGHAGIDQQAGMGGGGGAGFADAFGGIFDEIFGGRGGGGGGGRSNIYRGADLRYNLEITLEQAAHGTETKIRIPTMEVCDPCNGSGAKPGTQPKTCPTCGGSGQVRLQQGFFSIQQTCHKCHGTGRFIAEPCKHCDGAGRIKQHKTLAVKIPAGVDEGDRIRLSGEGEHGVNGGPPGDLYVQIHLKAHAVFTRDHNDLHCEMPISFTAAALGGEIEIPTLDGAAAIKIPAETQSGRVFRLRGKGIKGVRSHTHGDLMCHVVVETPVNLTDRQKELLRELEESSRDNSAKHNPRSKSWMDKVKDFFAE, from the coding sequence ATGTCAAAACGCGATTTTTACGAAATCCTCGGCGTCAATCGCGACGCCAGCGATGAAGAAATTAAGAAGGCCTACCGCAAGCTGGCCATGAAGCACCACCCCGACCGCAATCCGGACAATCCGGGCGCCGAGGAGAAGTTCAAGGAAGCCAAGGAAGCCTACGAAATTCTGTCGGACGGCCAGAAACGCTCGGCCTACGACCAATTCGGCCACGCCGGCATCGACCAGCAGGCCGGCATGGGTGGCGGCGGTGGCGCCGGCTTTGCCGATGCCTTCGGCGGCATCTTCGACGAAATTTTCGGCGGCCGCGGCGGCGGTGGCGGCGGCGGTCGTTCCAACATCTATCGCGGCGCCGACCTGCGCTACAACCTCGAGATCACGCTCGAACAGGCCGCCCACGGCACGGAAACCAAGATCCGCATTCCGACCATGGAAGTCTGCGATCCCTGCAACGGTTCCGGCGCCAAGCCCGGCACCCAGCCGAAGACCTGCCCGACCTGCGGCGGCTCCGGCCAGGTTCGCCTGCAGCAAGGCTTCTTCTCGATCCAGCAGACCTGTCACAAGTGCCACGGCACCGGCCGCTTCATCGCCGAACCGTGCAAGCACTGCGACGGCGCCGGCCGCATCAAGCAGCACAAGACGCTGGCCGTCAAGATTCCGGCCGGGGTCGATGAAGGCGATCGCATCAGGCTCTCCGGCGAAGGCGAGCATGGCGTCAATGGCGGCCCGCCGGGCGATCTGTACGTGCAGATCCACCTCAAGGCGCACGCCGTGTTCACCCGTGACCACAACGACCTGCATTGCGAGATGCCGATTTCCTTCACCGCCGCCGCACTCGGCGGCGAAATCGAAATCCCGACGCTGGACGGCGCCGCGGCCATCAAGATTCCGGCCGAAACCCAGTCCGGGCGCGTCTTCCGCCTACGCGGCAAGGGCATCAAGGGAGTCCGTAGCCATACCCATGGTGACCTGATGTGCCACGTCGTCGTCGAAACGCCGGTCAACCTGACTGATCGCCAGAAGGAACTGCTGCGCGAACTGGAAGAGTCGAGCCGCGACAACAGCGCCAAGCACAACCCGCGCTCGAAGTCGTGGATGGACAAGGTTAAGGACTTTTTCGCCGAATAA
- the dnaK gene encoding molecular chaperone DnaK, which translates to MGKIIGIDLGTTNSCVAIMEGGQPKVIENAEGARTTPSVIGYTEDGEILCGAPAKRQAVTNPKNTLYAVKRLIGRRFEEKEVQKDIALMPFKIVKADNGDAWVEARDKKIAPPQVSAEVLRKMKKTAEDYLGEEVTEAVITVPAYFNDSQRQATKDAGRIAGLEVKRIINEPTAAALAFGMDKTSKSDRKIAVYDLGGGTFDISIIEIANVDGETQFEVLATNGDTFLGGEDFDQRLIDYIIDEFKKESGVNLKADVLALQRLKEAAEKAKIELSSSQQTEINLPYITADASGPKHLALKVTRAKFESLVDELVERTVAPCVMALKDAGCKISDIDDIILVGGQSRMPKVQEKVKEIFGKEPRKDVNPDEAVAVGAAIQGGVLQGEVKDVLLLDVTPLSLGIETLGGIMTKLIQKNTTIPTKASQVFSTADDSQSAVTIHVLQGEREVASGNKSLGQFNLEGIPPAPRGTPQIEVIFDIDANGIMHVTAKDKATGKENKITIKANSGLSEAEIQAMVKDAELHAEDDKKAHELADARNQADGMVHMVKKSMTEYGDKLDAAEKASIEAAIKDVEDVMRDGDKETITAKTEALSTAAQKLGEKMYAQQQAEGAAAGAAGQQAEGGEKTVEGDVVDAEFTEVNKDKK; encoded by the coding sequence ATGGGCAAGATCATCGGTATTGACCTCGGCACCACCAATAGCTGCGTCGCCATCATGGAAGGCGGCCAGCCGAAGGTTATCGAAAACGCAGAAGGCGCGCGCACCACGCCGTCCGTCATTGGCTACACCGAAGATGGCGAGATCCTGTGCGGCGCCCCGGCCAAGCGCCAGGCCGTGACCAATCCGAAGAACACGCTGTACGCCGTCAAGCGCCTGATCGGCCGCCGCTTCGAAGAGAAGGAAGTGCAGAAGGACATCGCCCTGATGCCCTTCAAGATCGTCAAGGCCGACAATGGCGACGCCTGGGTTGAAGCGCGCGACAAGAAAATCGCCCCGCCGCAGGTTTCGGCCGAAGTGCTGCGCAAGATGAAGAAGACCGCCGAAGACTACCTCGGCGAAGAAGTGACCGAAGCCGTCATCACCGTGCCGGCCTACTTCAACGACAGCCAGCGTCAGGCCACCAAGGACGCCGGCCGCATCGCCGGTCTGGAAGTCAAGCGCATCATCAACGAGCCGACCGCTGCCGCCCTCGCCTTCGGCATGGACAAGACCAGCAAGAGCGACCGCAAGATCGCCGTCTATGACCTCGGCGGCGGCACCTTCGACATCTCGATCATCGAAATCGCCAACGTCGACGGCGAAACGCAGTTCGAAGTGCTGGCCACCAACGGCGACACCTTCCTCGGCGGCGAAGACTTCGACCAGCGCCTGATCGACTACATCATCGACGAATTCAAGAAGGAATCCGGCGTCAACCTGAAGGCTGACGTCCTCGCCCTGCAGCGCCTCAAAGAAGCCGCTGAAAAGGCCAAGATCGAGCTGTCCTCCAGCCAGCAAACCGAAATCAACCTGCCCTACATCACCGCCGATGCTTCCGGTCCGAAGCACCTGGCGCTCAAGGTCACCCGCGCCAAGTTCGAATCGCTGGTCGATGAGCTGGTCGAGCGCACCGTTGCCCCTTGCGTCATGGCATTGAAGGATGCTGGCTGCAAGATCTCCGACATCGACGACATCATCCTGGTCGGCGGCCAGTCGCGCATGCCGAAGGTGCAGGAAAAAGTTAAGGAAATCTTCGGCAAGGAACCGCGCAAGGACGTGAACCCTGACGAAGCCGTTGCTGTCGGCGCAGCCATCCAGGGCGGCGTGCTGCAGGGCGAAGTCAAGGACGTGCTGCTCCTCGACGTCACCCCGCTCTCCCTCGGTATCGAAACCCTGGGCGGCATCATGACCAAGTTGATCCAGAAGAACACGACAATCCCGACCAAGGCCTCGCAAGTCTTCTCGACGGCTGACGACAGCCAGTCCGCGGTGACCATCCACGTCCTCCAGGGCGAGCGCGAAGTGGCTTCCGGCAACAAGAGCCTCGGCCAGTTCAACCTGGAAGGCATCCCGCCGGCTCCGCGTGGCACGCCGCAGATCGAAGTCATTTTCGACATCGACGCCAACGGCATCATGCATGTCACGGCCAAGGACAAGGCCACCGGCAAGGAAAACAAGATCACCATCAAGGCCAACTCCGGCTTGAGCGAGGCTGAAATCCAGGCCATGGTCAAGGACGCCGAACTGCACGCCGAAGACGACAAGAAGGCGCACGAACTGGCCGATGCCCGCAACCAGGCCGACGGCATGGTGCACATGGTCAAGAAGTCGATGACCGAGTACGGCGACAAGCTCGATGCGGCTGAAAAGGCCAGCATCGAAGCCGCCATCAAGGACGTCGAGGACGTGATGCGCGACGGCGACAAGGAAACCATCACCGCCAAGACAGAAGCCCTGTCGACTGCCGCCCAGAAGCTCGGCGAAAAGATGTACGCCCAGCAACAGGCCGAAGGCGCTGCCGCCGGTGCGGCTGGCCAGCAGGCCGAAGGCGGTGAAAAGACCGTTGAAGGTGATGTCGTCGATGCCGAATTCACCGAAGTGAACAAGGACAAGAAGTAA
- the grpE gene encoding nucleotide exchange factor GrpE, whose protein sequence is MTNTENNQEAMLGNEPAVEAAPAAAAEPAVEEHTDKLPSIEEQFRALELLAAEHHDAWLRAKAEGENIRRRAQEDISKAHKFAVERFAGELLAVKDSLEAALAVPEQTVESFKAGVELTLKQLVAAFEKNALNEVSPAGEKFDPHKHQAIGMVDSEQEPNTVVTVLQKGYTIADRVLRPALVMVAKGK, encoded by the coding sequence ATGACGAACACTGAAAACAACCAGGAAGCAATGCTAGGCAACGAGCCTGCCGTTGAAGCAGCACCAGCCGCCGCAGCCGAACCGGCCGTCGAGGAACACACCGACAAGCTGCCGAGCATCGAGGAGCAGTTCCGCGCCCTCGAACTGCTGGCCGCCGAACACCACGACGCCTGGCTGCGCGCCAAGGCCGAGGGTGAAAATATTCGCCGCCGGGCTCAGGAAGACATTTCCAAGGCGCACAAGTTCGCCGTCGAGCGCTTTGCCGGCGAACTGCTGGCCGTCAAGGACAGCCTCGAAGCCGCGCTGGCCGTGCCGGAGCAGACAGTCGAGAGCTTCAAGGCCGGCGTCGAACTGACGCTCAAGCAACTGGTTGCCGCCTTCGAAAAGAACGCACTCAACGAAGTCAGCCCGGCTGGCGAAAAGTTTGATCCGCACAAGCATCAAGCCATCGGCATGGTCGATTCGGAGCAGGAACCGAACACCGTCGTCACCGTGCTGCAAAAGGGCTACACCATCGCCGACCGCGTCCTGCGTCCGGCGCTCGTCATGGTCGCCAAGGGCAAATAA
- a CDS encoding protein kinase domain-containing protein translates to MEKIGKYRVIKELGKGATATVYLCDDPDANRQVAVKVISFGHDSAAMSRRMRKLFQNEGMVSKRLNHPNIVQVYEAVVEPDFAYLAMEYVDGFTLEDNCRIDKLLPMHRAISIIFKCCMALDAAYRQGIIHRDIKPANIMIAANDEPKIADFGLALNMNKDMDRDSTFIMGVGSPAYMSPEQIKGYPLNQKTDLYSLGVLMFQLLTGRLPFRANNQATLVYRIINTDAPAVTALNPNLPEGLNAIMRRALEKDLYSRYRNGAEMAKDLSAVRYQILEEDETAQDTRHFETLRGLDFFVEFENVEVWEVLRVSVWREILPNVAIIREGERNKFFGIIISGSVEISIEGKALCRLGRSEPIGEVSYLHPSSDQRCSTAVTLEPTLFLEVNAAALALSSEELLERMRNALLARMINRLRGVNRIAAAQGQPAVKSLGGSINGASSRPPGGLDLELTPM, encoded by the coding sequence ATGGAAAAGATCGGCAAATACCGGGTAATTAAGGAGCTGGGCAAGGGCGCGACGGCCACTGTCTACCTCTGTGACGACCCGGATGCCAACCGCCAGGTGGCCGTCAAGGTGATCAGCTTTGGTCACGACAGCGCCGCCATGTCGCGGCGCATGCGCAAGCTGTTCCAGAACGAGGGGATGGTTTCCAAGCGCCTCAACCACCCGAATATCGTTCAGGTTTACGAAGCCGTGGTTGAGCCGGACTTCGCCTATCTGGCCATGGAGTATGTCGACGGCTTCACGCTCGAGGACAACTGCCGGATCGACAAGCTGCTCCCCATGCACCGGGCGATCAGCATCATCTTCAAGTGCTGCATGGCGCTCGACGCGGCTTACCGGCAGGGCATCATCCACCGCGACATCAAGCCGGCCAACATCATGATCGCCGCCAACGACGAGCCGAAGATCGCCGATTTCGGCCTGGCGCTCAACATGAACAAGGACATGGACCGCGACTCGACCTTCATCATGGGCGTCGGCTCGCCGGCCTACATGTCGCCGGAGCAGATCAAGGGTTATCCGCTCAACCAGAAGACCGACCTCTATTCGCTCGGCGTCCTGATGTTCCAGCTGCTGACCGGCCGCCTGCCGTTCCGCGCCAACAACCAGGCGACGCTGGTCTATCGCATCATCAATACCGACGCGCCAGCCGTCACCGCGCTCAACCCGAATCTGCCGGAAGGCCTCAATGCCATCATGCGCCGGGCGCTGGAGAAGGATCTCTACAGCCGCTACCGGAATGGCGCCGAAATGGCCAAGGACCTCTCGGCCGTGCGCTACCAGATCCTCGAAGAGGACGAAACGGCGCAGGATACGAGGCATTTCGAGACCTTGCGCGGGCTCGATTTCTTTGTCGAGTTCGAAAACGTCGAAGTCTGGGAAGTCCTGCGCGTCTCGGTCTGGCGCGAAATACTGCCCAACGTGGCGATCATTCGTGAAGGCGAGCGCAACAAATTCTTCGGCATCATCATCAGCGGCTCCGTCGAAATCTCGATCGAAGGCAAGGCCCTGTGCCGCCTCGGACGCAGCGAGCCGATCGGCGAGGTGTCCTATCTGCACCCGTCCAGCGACCAGCGCTGTTCGACCGCCGTCACGCTCGAGCCGACGTTGTTCCTCGAAGTCAATGCGGCAGCGCTCGCCCTGTCGTCGGAAGAGTTGCTTGAACGCATGCGCAATGCGCTGCTGGCCAGAATGATCAATCGCCTGCGGGGAGTTAACCGCATAGCTGCGGCGCAAGGCCAGCCGGCCGTCAAGAGCCTGGGCGGCTCAATCAACGGGGCCTCGTCGCGCCCGCCGGGCGGCCTCGATCTCGAGTTGACGCCGATGTAA
- a CDS encoding methyl-accepting chemotaxis protein translates to MPRFADLKIWIRLTAAIWVVLAIIWAGAIVWTTQVNRETAILQAQDFSKSIHEMTMAGLTGMMLTGTVGQREVFLDQIEQLSVIKDLIVARSDAVVKLYGPDTKSKRPLDTLEKEVMATGNPYMSVESANGSSYLHVINPTKASKNYLGKDCILCHQVPEGTVLGVVSMKVSLDSVEAQVSAFRVKIAGVALAALGALLVIIYLITNHFVSKPLEAMRSGLADIARGEGDLTRRLPIKGNDEVGQAAQVFNEMMENFNQLVRQVRDSASQVSARVAALSESADRVTQSSHQQNEKSNEAASAVEQLVSSISSIAKSAEHVQHQSQESLARATEGSRNLNVLLGEMNVVEHAVKEMADSVNNFVKNTESITTMTREVKDIAEQTNLLALNAAIEAARAGEQGRGFAVVADEVRKLAEKSSRSATEIDAITAQLSAQSVAVRRSIEAGMAHLESSQAAVHSVSDVLEATNGSVTEVGHGLDAIASATEQQRRFSGDVENSIEAIAGMARENSGTVEQTAGAAHDLKRLAEGLAALVGRFKV, encoded by the coding sequence ATGCCGCGCTTTGCCGATTTGAAAATTTGGATCCGCCTGACGGCGGCCATTTGGGTAGTACTGGCCATCATCTGGGCAGGGGCAATAGTCTGGACCACCCAGGTCAATCGAGAGACGGCGATCCTGCAAGCGCAGGATTTCTCGAAAAGCATCCACGAAATGACCATGGCCGGACTGACCGGCATGATGCTGACCGGCACCGTCGGCCAGCGTGAAGTCTTCCTCGACCAGATCGAACAGCTCTCGGTCATCAAGGATCTAATCGTCGCCCGCAGCGATGCCGTGGTCAAACTTTACGGCCCCGACACCAAGAGCAAGCGGCCGCTCGATACGCTGGAAAAAGAAGTGATGGCTACCGGCAACCCGTACATGTCGGTTGAATCGGCCAATGGCAGTTCTTACCTGCACGTTATCAACCCGACCAAGGCCTCGAAAAACTACCTTGGCAAGGACTGCATCCTGTGCCACCAGGTTCCTGAAGGCACCGTGCTCGGCGTCGTCAGCATGAAGGTGTCGCTCGACTCCGTCGAAGCCCAGGTCTCGGCTTTCCGCGTCAAGATTGCCGGCGTCGCGCTGGCCGCGCTGGGCGCCCTGCTCGTCATCATCTACCTGATCACCAACCATTTTGTCAGCAAGCCGCTCGAAGCCATGCGCAGCGGCCTCGCCGACATTGCCCGCGGCGAGGGCGACCTTACGCGCCGCCTGCCAATCAAGGGCAACGACGAAGTTGGCCAGGCGGCACAGGTTTTCAACGAAATGATGGAGAACTTCAACCAGCTGGTCCGCCAGGTCCGCGACTCGGCCAGCCAGGTTTCCGCCCGCGTCGCCGCCCTCTCCGAGAGCGCCGACCGCGTCACGCAAAGTTCGCATCAGCAGAACGAGAAGTCCAACGAGGCCGCCTCGGCCGTCGAACAACTGGTTTCGAGCATTTCATCGATCGCCAAGAGTGCCGAACACGTCCAGCACCAGTCGCAGGAAAGTCTGGCCCGCGCCACCGAAGGTAGCCGCAACCTCAACGTGCTACTCGGTGAAATGAACGTCGTCGAGCACGCCGTCAAGGAAATGGCCGACTCGGTCAATAACTTCGTCAAGAACACCGAATCGATCACGACGATGACCCGTGAAGTCAAGGACATCGCCGAACAAACCAACCTGCTGGCCCTCAACGCGGCCATTGAGGCGGCGCGAGCCGGCGAACAGGGGCGCGGTTTCGCGGTCGTGGCCGATGAAGTGCGCAAGCTGGCCGAAAAGTCTTCGCGCTCGGCCACTGAAATTGATGCCATCACCGCCCAGCTCAGCGCCCAGTCAGTGGCTGTCCGGCGCAGTATCGAGGCCGGCATGGCCCACCTGGAAAGCAGCCAGGCAGCCGTCCATTCGGTGTCGGATGTACTCGAGGCGACGAATGGCTCGGTGACCGAAGTCGGTCATGGCCTCGACGCCATCGCCTCGGCCACCGAGCAGCAACGCCGCTTCTCGGGCGATGTCGAAAACAGCATCGAGGCCATCGCTGGCATGGCCCGCGAAAACTCGGGCACGGTCGAACAGACGGCCGGCGCCGCACACGACCTCAAGCGCCTGGCCGAAGGCCTGGCTGCTCTGGTCGGGCGTTTCAAGGTCTGA
- a CDS encoding VCBS repeat-containing protein, whose product MKIASSSLQMASSHASVQRHEVRESLKMWVGPQRPQFAGEDSRPRQARNDNVSLSDASKAASQASTNETTEDSELDADPRLRFIRSMLELLTGHRIRLFDASELQPSAETPAIEAPPAADAPARPTLAGYGIEYDRHESYSEAEQTTFAASGTVTTADGRAIKFDLQLSMSRQYHEESDISLRLGDAARKIDPLVLNFAGNAAQLTDQRFAFDLNADGSAENINRLAPGSGFLAFDRNGDGEINDGSELFGPMSGDGFQELARLDADKNGWIDENDAAFEQLTVWTPDKSGKDALRSLSNTGVGAIALSRITTPFDLKTNANELLGEIRTSGIFLHESGAAGTIQQIDLTA is encoded by the coding sequence ATGAAAATTGCCAGCAGCAGCCTGCAAATGGCCTCGTCGCACGCCAGCGTCCAGCGCCATGAAGTCCGCGAATCGCTGAAAATGTGGGTCGGGCCACAGCGCCCGCAATTTGCCGGTGAAGATTCGCGCCCCCGCCAGGCGCGCAACGACAACGTCAGCCTGTCAGATGCCAGCAAGGCGGCCAGCCAAGCCAGCACCAATGAAACCACCGAGGATTCCGAGCTTGATGCCGATCCGCGGCTACGTTTCATTCGCTCCATGCTGGAGCTGCTGACTGGGCACCGGATTCGCCTGTTCGACGCCAGCGAACTCCAGCCCAGCGCAGAAACGCCAGCCATTGAAGCGCCACCAGCCGCCGATGCCCCGGCGCGCCCGACGTTGGCCGGCTACGGCATCGAGTACGACCGCCATGAATCCTACAGCGAGGCCGAGCAGACAACTTTTGCCGCCAGCGGCACGGTGACGACGGCCGATGGCCGCGCGATCAAGTTCGACCTGCAGTTGTCGATGTCGCGCCAGTATCACGAAGAAAGCGATATCAGCCTCCGCCTCGGCGACGCGGCGCGCAAGATCGATCCGCTCGTCCTCAACTTCGCCGGCAACGCGGCGCAACTGACTGACCAGCGTTTTGCCTTCGACCTCAATGCCGACGGCAGCGCGGAGAACATCAACCGCCTCGCCCCGGGCAGCGGCTTCCTGGCCTTCGACCGCAACGGCGACGGCGAGATCAACGACGGCAGTGAATTGTTCGGCCCGATGAGCGGCGACGGTTTTCAGGAACTGGCCAGGCTCGATGCTGACAAGAACGGCTGGATTGATGAAAACGACGCCGCTTTTGAACAGTTAACGGTCTGGACACCTGACAAATCTGGCAAAGATGCACTCCGCTCGCTGAGCAATACCGGCGTCGGCGCCATTGCGCTAAGCCGTATTACTACGCCATTTGACCTCAAAACAAATGCCAATGAACTACTCGGAGAAATTCGCACTTCTGGAATTTTTTTGCATGAATCGGGTGCGGCTGGCACAATCCAGCAAATAGACCTGACCGCCTAG
- the trxC gene encoding thioredoxin TrxC, with the protein MPEESLHVVCPHCSTVNRIFGQKLKDSPNCGQCKQPLFTGEPTELTAANFDRHISRNDLPVVVDFWAPWCGPCRQMAPNFHQAAIDLEPYARLVKVDTEAEQQLAARFNIRSIPTLAIFINGREIARQSGALDLGSLKRWIQPHLHKP; encoded by the coding sequence ATGCCTGAAGAAAGCCTGCACGTCGTCTGTCCGCACTGTTCCACGGTCAACCGGATTTTTGGCCAAAAATTGAAAGACTCACCGAACTGCGGTCAGTGCAAACAGCCGCTGTTCACCGGTGAGCCGACCGAACTGACCGCAGCCAATTTCGACCGCCACATCTCGCGCAACGACCTGCCCGTCGTCGTCGATTTCTGGGCGCCCTGGTGCGGGCCATGCCGGCAAATGGCACCGAATTTCCATCAGGCCGCCATTGATCTCGAACCCTACGCCCGTCTGGTCAAGGTCGATACAGAAGCCGAACAGCAACTGGCCGCCCGCTTCAATATCCGCAGCATTCCGACGCTGGCCATATTTATTAATGGCCGCGAGATCGCCCGCCAGAGCGGCGCGCTCGACCTCGGCTCGCTGAAACGCTGGATACAGCCGCATCTCCACAAACCTTAA
- the hemH gene encoding ferrochelatase yields the protein MPRFLPEPPHRHGNAASTAVVLVNLGTPDAPTAPALKRYLKQFLSDPRVVEIPKPLWWLILNGIILNTRPKKSAAKYATVWMPEGSPLRVHTERQAKLLKGLIGQRGHHVTVTWAMRYGSPALPDVLSHLKAEGASRILVVPMYPQYAASTTATVVDDACQWLTQTRNQPEMRFTRNFHDHDGYLAALEKTVRQLWQTNGALGENDKLLISFHGLPKRSLTLGDPYFCECHKTGRLLAERLNLKSEQFQICFQSRFGKAEWLQPYTAPTLEEWGKRGIRRVDVICPGFVADCLETLEEIAQEGRADFLKAGGKEYHYIPALNEDDAWIRALADIVENHLAGWPTKAAIDPQALETSARQAIKFGARS from the coding sequence ATGCCCCGTTTTCTCCCGGAACCGCCGCACCGTCATGGCAATGCGGCCAGCACCGCTGTCGTCCTCGTCAATCTCGGCACACCGGACGCGCCGACCGCGCCGGCCCTCAAGCGCTACCTCAAGCAGTTCCTCTCCGACCCGCGTGTCGTTGAAATCCCCAAGCCACTCTGGTGGCTGATCCTCAACGGCATCATCCTCAATACCCGGCCGAAAAAATCGGCCGCCAAGTACGCCACCGTCTGGATGCCGGAAGGCTCGCCGCTGCGCGTCCATACCGAGCGTCAGGCCAAGCTGCTCAAGGGCCTGATCGGCCAGCGCGGCCATCACGTCACCGTCACTTGGGCCATGCGCTACGGCTCGCCGGCGCTACCTGACGTACTGAGCCACCTCAAAGCCGAGGGCGCCAGCCGCATTCTGGTCGTGCCGATGTACCCGCAATACGCCGCGAGCACGACGGCGACTGTCGTCGACGACGCCTGCCAGTGGCTGACGCAAACCCGCAACCAGCCTGAAATGCGCTTCACGCGCAATTTCCACGACCATGACGGCTATCTCGCCGCGCTCGAAAAAACGGTGCGCCAGCTTTGGCAGACGAACGGCGCGCTCGGTGAAAACGACAAGCTGCTCATCAGTTTCCACGGCCTGCCGAAGCGCAGCCTGACCCTCGGCGACCCCTATTTCTGTGAATGTCACAAAACCGGCCGCCTGCTTGCCGAGCGCCTGAACCTCAAGTCCGAGCAATTCCAGATCTGCTTCCAGTCCCGCTTCGGCAAGGCCGAATGGCTGCAGCCCTACACCGCGCCAACGCTCGAAGAATGGGGCAAGCGGGGCATCCGCCGGGTCGATGTCATCTGCCCCGGCTTCGTCGCCGACTGCCTCGAAACGCTCGAAGAAATCGCCCAGGAAGGCCGCGCCGACTTTCTCAAGGCGGGCGGCAAGGAATACCACTACATCCCGGCACTCAACGAAGACGACGCGTGGATCAGGGCCCTGGCCGACATCGTCGAAAACCATCTGGCCGGCTGGCCGACCAAAGCCGCCATCGACCCGCAGGCGCTCGAAACCAGCGCCCGGCAGGCCATCAAATTCGGCGCTCGCTCTTGA